A window of Gudongella oleilytica genomic DNA:
GTTCCTCGTCCCTGTCCTTGCGCTGGGCCTGATGTTCCTGCCGTTTTGGTATATCAAGCTGACTGTCACCCATTACAAAAAGAATATTGCTGCAGAGTTGGAAACCGCGCTGTCCATCATCACCACGGCCTACCTGCGAAACGAGGACATTGTGACCGCCGTGGAGGAAAATATGCAATACTTAAACCCGCCGGTGCGCAATGTATTTGCCGGGTTTCTGACCCAGGTGAGGCTCATCAACCCCGATGTGGATGCGGCGCTGAAAACTATGAAGACCAAGATTGACAACGAAGTGTTCCGCGAGTGGTGTGATGCCATTGCCGCCTGCCAGTATGACCGGAGCCTCAAGACAACGCTGACCCCCATTGTCAGCAAGCTCTCGGATATGCGAATCGTCAACGCGGAGTTGGAATATCTCGTGTTCGAGCCTCGCAAGGAATTCATTATCATGGCGCTCCTTGTCATGGGCAACATCCCCCTGATGTATTTCCTCAATAAGTCGTGGTACGACACGTTAATGCACACATATGTGGGGCAGCTTGTCCTCGCCATTTGTGCGGCGGCAATTTTTATTTCCACCGCCTTTGTCATTAAGCTGACTAAGCCCATTGAGTACAGGAGGTAGCATACATGTTGATACTATTATTTTTATTTGCAGTCCTGCTTGCAGCAGGGCTGTTTTTTATTCTCGCGGATATGCTCAAGCTACCGACCATGGGAGCAGCCAAGGCCATGCTCAGTGCCGGTAAGCAGGACAAAAAGGCTGCCAAAACCGTGGATGTGTATTTCATGTCCGGCGCTGTCAGGCTGGCAAGATTTATTCGCCTGGATGAGTACCGCAAAAGCCGCATGTCCAACGTCCTCAAAGCGGCTGGCATCAGTATGACACCGGAGGTTTACCTTGCGTATGCCTTCGTCAAAGCAGGAGCGATCCTCCTTGGCGTGATACCCTGCCTGTTCTTGTTCCCGCTGCTTTCCCCGGTGATGGTGCTGCTCGCCGTGCTGGTCTATTTCAAGGAAACCAGAAAAGCGGATGAGCAGCTGAAGGTCAAACGGGAGCAGATCGAAAGCGAGCTGCCAAGGTTCGTGGCGACCATCGAACAGTCGCTAAAAAGCAGCCGTGATGTGCTGTCCATTCTGGAGAACTTTAAGAAAAATGCAGGCACTGCTTTTTCAAGTGAACTGGACATCGTAACTGCGGACATGCGATCATCCAGCTACGAGGCGGCGCTCACCCGATTCGAGGCAAGGCTCAATTCACCACAACTCTCTGATGTAGTGCGCGGACTCATTGGTGTATTGCGCGGCGATGACGGCGCAATCTATTTTCAGATGCTCGCCCACGATTTTAAGGTGCTGGAGCTGCAAAGACTCAAGGGTGAGGCGCAGAAGATACCGCCCAAAATCCGGATTTTCTCCTTCATTATGCTGATATGCTTCCTGTTTACCTATCTCGCCATCATCGGCTATGAGATCATCAAGTCCCTCGGCGGGATGTTTTGAAATGAAATAGGTTGAATTTATCCTATTTCTGTGTATAATAGAAGTAGGAGGTGTTATGAATGAATATCAACACAAACAGCCTTGTATCCATTACCGAGGCCAATCAGAATTTTTCCAAGGTGGCGCGCTTGGTTGATGAGAATGGTGTTGCGGTCATTTTGAAAAACAATGTGCCGCGTTATATTATCACAGAGTTCAGTGAATTTCAGGCTGAGGAAATGGCGGTTGACGAGGATGTGAAAAGTATAGCTCGTCGCCTGATCACAAAACACCGGACGGCGTTTGAGGAACTGGCTAAATGAAAAGATTAAGCATCCCGCAAATCGTGATGATGCACAGCGCGTTGATCAAGGAAACCGGAGGATTGGACGGGATTCGTGACGAGAACCTGCTGGACTCGGCGGTCAACGCTCCATTTCAGACCTTTGGCGGTGAATATGTATATAAAACACTGGAGGCGAAGGCGGCGCGTTTGGGGTATTCTTTAGTAAAAAATCATCCCTTTGTTGATGGCAACAAGAGAATCGGAATGCTTGCCATGCTGGTTTTTCTGGAAATCAATGGCATCGAGCTAACATGTTCGGATCAGGATATTATCGAAACCGGCTTAAAGCTTGCCGCCGGCGAGATGGATGATAAGCAACTCTTGGAATGGATTCTACGGCATAATTAAAGAATGGGCATGGTGAAAAAGAGCGGATAACCTCCGTTCTTTTTTTGTTGCGCTGAAAGGAGGTCTTCTGATGAACGAACAGGATTTGAAACAAAAGCTGCTGCGCTTTCAAAACCCGCTGGAGGTGGTGAGGGACCAGTGGCTGAACGAGCAGGGCACTGCTTTGGACGAGGAAAGGGGGCATGTTCTCTGTACACTTGCCGACACAAGGGATGCCGAACAAGATTACGAGCTGGGCGAAGCCTTCCGGAAACCCGGACAGGACGAGGGGGTGCGGATGTGTTAGAAAAGCTGGGGAATAAACGCGGAGAAGGGTATATCGATGTAGCCGTGTTGGTACTTTGCGCCATGCTTGTCATTGCTCTTGCCGTCAAGGTATTTCCGGTCTACATCGCCAAGAGCCAACTTGACACCTTTGCCTCGGAACTTTGCAGAGAAGCGGAGATTGCTGGCAGGGTCGGCAGCGAAACGAACCAAAGGGCGCAGGTGTTGCGGGAAAAAACAGGACTTGATCCCGCCATTTCCTGGTCAAAGACCGGCAAAATCCAGCTCAATGAAGAGTTCACGGTGACCGTTTCCATGCAGACCGACATCGGACTCTTTGGCGGTTTCGGCTCCTTTCCCATTACTCTGACCGCACAGGCGACAGGCAAAAGCGAGGTGTATTGGAAAAAATGACAAAATTATATGGTATACTAAAGGAAAAAAAAGGATCGTCATTCCCATTGGTTGTTGCCATCACCCTCGCGCTTGGCATCATCCTGTGCGGAATATCCGAATACATGAGGCTCATGATCATCGCCTCCGGTGTTCGGGATGCGGTGCAGTCTGCCATCATTTCGACAGTTAACGACAACTATGATGATGTTTACCACGGCGTTCGGGAGGGCTATGCAGGAGGGTATAAGCCAAGCGGTTCCTCATGGGAGGGCAGCATTGACTACGGCGATATTTATGAGTATCTTGACAATACCCTTGGCTTGCAAAAAAACGGCGGCTATCATGTGAAATACGCAGGCGAAGCGGTGGAATTCAAGCTCTCCGGTTTATCCGTCGATATTACTAATGTGCCCCTTGCACCCTCCGACTCCGACAGTGCGCAGGGCCTTCTCGCCGATGCGGTGTTCCGGCTGGAGGTTCCGGTGTCCTTTGGCGGCAAATCCCTGCCGCCGATGCGGATGAACCTTAAGGTGCAGGCGAAATATATGCCTTTATTTTAACTGTATCGGAATTGTAATAGACTTTTGAAAACTCTTGTGGTAGGGTGGCTTGTAAGGAACTGTAAAAATAGACAAGGAGGTAATCTCTTATGAAGAATATAACTGACAAGACAAAGAAATGGCTGACCATCGCCGGGCTTGGCATTGTGTGCGTGGTGCTGGTTATTGCAATATCCTCTCAATTTAAGACGCAAACGCCGGTGGATGACGACATAGCTCCGCCGACTGCAGTTACAGATAATAAGGTCAATCCAGGCATCGATACCGGTGATAAGGCAGAAGAAAAAGAAGTGGTCATCCAGGCCAACGAATCGGTTGCAGCGCCGACCGATGACACAGCGGCTAAGACCGATCAGCCGGTACAGAATCTTCAGCCGGAAGTGACCAAACCGGCAGCGCCGACAGAAAGCCAAAAGATCGACAAAACCCAAAAGCCCAACGGAGAAAAGGTTGACAATGTGAAAGCGGTAGACCATGACAGTGTAAAAAAACCAAATACCACGCAGTCCGGTGAGCCGCAGGGCGGTGAGAAAAAAGACGGCAAGGTTTATCTTCCCGGCTTCGGATGGGTAACTGAAACAGGAGGTTCGGGTACAACGGTAGGTGAACAAGGGGATGAGCTTACTGGCAACAAGGTTGGGACGATGGATTAACCCATTAAATTAGAATAAAGCAATCGAAGAGGCACAGTAGAAATGCTGTGCTTCTTGCTGTTTAAGGAGGTCTTTATGAAACGAAACCTTAGTATTTTTCTTATGCTGGCTTTGCTGCTGACCTTCCTGTCTCCTCTCGCCGCCTATGCCGAGGGCGAAGGGAACATTGACCATGGAGGCGGCGGGATGGGCAACGGTACCAGCGGAAACTATTGGAACCCTGGCGACGAAGGTGTGCGGGTTACGGTTGTGAGAGTAAGAGATCGTGCGGTGGTCACCACACCCATTGATTTTACCAACAAAAATCCCGATAACATCCAGGCACACTTTGGAAAGGTCAGCAAAATATCTTATACAAAAGGTTTTTCTCTGACACCTAATCCACAAGCATACACCTATGTCAACCCTGCAAAAGCAATTCCGAGAATTATTAGCTCTGGCAGCGGCAATGCAAACATTGAAGCCATAAAAAGCTATTTTACAGATGAACTCGTTATCAGATACATTGCCGATGTTACCGGCTTCAATTACGACACCCTCATCAGCGGTGACTACAAAATACTGTTAGAGCCAGTTGCATATATGACCTTTCAAGGCGTAAGGATTGCTGTGACTGCAACAGAAGCTGCCCTTTATGACGAGCAGCTCGGCGGTGGTTTAAGAAGCAAAATGGCTTCTCTTTCACACCAAAATCTACCCCTTGCCATGTTTCTGGAAACGCCTGATCTTGGCTATCCCGCATGGTCTGGTTCTACGACAACTGCTGCCTCCAACACGGATATCATCTCGTCTCTTGGCCTTGGCATTGTACGGTTCAGCGAGGCAGAGCCTCCCCAAGTGAGCAGCTACGATTACACTTATCGTGTTAATACCGAGGTCATTACTTCGGTCACGGTCAGCGGAGGCCAGGCTGATCCCGACAATCCTGTATCGGTACGCTTTACCATCGGAGGCAAAACCTACACGGTAAACAACGTATATTATCCGGATGGTGACAGCCAGCTTGTGTGGGTGCGCTGGACGACACCTTCCACACCGCAGACCATGACAATAACTGTGTCTGTAACCGGCAGAGGCAGGGCAAGCCAAGGAACCATCACCGCAAATATTGTGGATCTGTCGGGCAATGATCCGCCAAACCCCGTTGCAGATGATCGCAATGATTCCTACTCTAAACCGAGCGTCCCGAGCAAACCACAGGTAACATCCACCTTATGGGGCGTGTGGCGTCCTTGGTGGCAGGAGTATTGGGTGTGGCACTCCACCGGCGAAGATTCAGGCTATTGGTGCGATCACGGCTGGTGGGAGTTTGATTATGACTCCTACAGGGCAGATCTCTCAGCTTCCATGAGCATCATTCCCGATGCTAAAGCACCAACCGCATCGGGGAAAACCATGAAAAGCGGATATGGCATCAACCAAACCGTGACTGCCAATGTCAGCACCAATCAGTCCTGGGCGGTGACCGGCGTACAGACTGCCATAACTTACTTTCCGGAGTTTCAGTACAAAACCTACTGGCGCTTACTGGAGCCAACAAGCAGCGGCTACAGTGCCAAATTCGAGTTTGCTAAAAACAAGTACTCGACCTATAACCGGCGCACCCATTTCACCCCAATTTGGATGCCGGATGGAAGCTACACCCCGTATACGTACCTAATTGACTGCTGGACACCGCAGGGGATGCTCTCTATGAACCTAACAGACTCAGTGAACATAAGCGGAAGCTTATGGGATGACTGGCACATCGCGCCCGTAAAACCTTAAAAAAATCATCAGAAAAAGAATAGGATCGCAAGGCGTGAAAAGCCCTGCGGTCTTTTCTTTTTCAGCAATAAAGGATGAAAGGTGGAAAAATTGATGAAAAAAAAGAAAAAGCTCTTGTACCTTTTTTGCGTCACCCTTGTCCTTATCAGCGTTTTCTGCATGACCGCCTATGCCGCTCCTACCGGCGATGTTGCGGGAGCCATAGAAAGCACATGGAAGGACGCATCCGCGCAGATTAAAACCGTGGTCAACAAGGTT
This region includes:
- a CDS encoding DUF6550 family protein produces the protein MKNITDKTKKWLTIAGLGIVCVVLVIAISSQFKTQTPVDDDIAPPTAVTDNKVNPGIDTGDKAEEKEVVIQANESVAAPTDDTAAKTDQPVQNLQPEVTKPAAPTESQKIDKTQKPNGEKVDNVKAVDHDSVKKPNTTQSGEPQGGEKKDGKVYLPGFGWVTETGGSGTTVGEQGDELTGNKVGTMD
- a CDS encoding type II toxin-antitoxin system death-on-curing family toxin, which translates into the protein MKRLSIPQIVMMHSALIKETGGLDGIRDENLLDSAVNAPFQTFGGEYVYKTLEAKAARLGYSLVKNHPFVDGNKRIGMLAMLVFLEINGIELTCSDQDIIETGLKLAAGEMDDKQLLEWILRHN
- a CDS encoding secretion protein F, with the translated sequence MLILLFLFAVLLAAGLFFILADMLKLPTMGAAKAMLSAGKQDKKAAKTVDVYFMSGAVRLARFIRLDEYRKSRMSNVLKAAGISMTPEVYLAYAFVKAGAILLGVIPCLFLFPLLSPVMVLLAVLVYFKETRKADEQLKVKREQIESELPRFVATIEQSLKSSRDVLSILENFKKNAGTAFSSELDIVTADMRSSSYEAALTRFEARLNSPQLSDVVRGLIGVLRGDDGAIYFQMLAHDFKVLELQRLKGEAQKIPPKIRIFSFIMLICFLFTYLAIIGYEIIKSLGGMF
- a CDS encoding type II toxin-antitoxin system Phd/YefM family antitoxin, which encodes MNINTNSLVSITEANQNFSKVARLVDENGVAVILKNNVPRYIITEFSEFQAEEMAVDEDVKSIARRLITKHRTAFEELAK
- a CDS encoding DUF4320 family protein codes for the protein MLVIALAVKVFPVYIAKSQLDTFASELCREAEIAGRVGSETNQRAQVLREKTGLDPAISWSKTGKIQLNEEFTVTVSMQTDIGLFGGFGSFPITLTAQATGKSEVYWKK
- a CDS encoding type II secretion system F family protein; this encodes MTFIQLIACIGMIAGAFILLGISPIAFTDDLFGFLIKRPKSIKDEINEATKRKRPSFLRREIIEAQEILALTGRSSRFSLICACSLLLSAIGVSIAILLQNVFLVPVLALGLMFLPFWYIKLTVTHYKKNIAAELETALSIITTAYLRNEDIVTAVEENMQYLNPPVRNVFAGFLTQVRLINPDVDAALKTMKTKIDNEVFREWCDAIAACQYDRSLKTTLTPIVSKLSDMRIVNAELEYLVFEPRKEFIIMALLVMGNIPLMYFLNKSWYDTLMHTYVGQLVLAICAAAIFISTAFVIKLTKPIEYRR